A region from the Molothrus aeneus isolate 106 chromosome 17, BPBGC_Maene_1.0, whole genome shotgun sequence genome encodes:
- the SDCBP2 gene encoding syntenin-2 isoform X1 produces the protein MATLYPSLEDMKGHQVLQHAVSWQAQAAAGVRTPATTVATEKPKLTSGTEPPVLYPNLAELENYMGLALSSEEIQKNLGTEDSTALTPAGPSPGQLVAPLSGNSAGLRRAEIKPGVREIHLCKDERGKTGLQLKNVDQGIFVQLVKANSPAALVGLRFGDQVLQIDGKNCAGWSSDKAQRALKKANPEKIVMVVRDRPFQRTVTVHKDSTGHVGIVVKKGKIVSLAKDSSAARNGLLTHHCICEVNGQNVIGMKDKQLMEVLAGAGNVVTLTIIPTVIYEHMVKRLSSGLVKSSMDHSIPDL, from the exons atgGCAACACTCTACCCCTCCCTGGAGGACATGAAGGGCCACCAGGTCCTGCAG CACGCTGTCTCTtggcaggcacaggcagcagctggggtgaGGACCCCTGCCACCACAGTGGCCACAGAGAAGCCAAAGCTCACCTCGGGCACTG AGCCTCCTGTGCTGTACCCCAACCTGGCCGAGCTGGAGAACTACATGGGGCTGGCACTCTCCAGCGAGGAGATCCAGAAGAACCTGGGCACGGAGGACAGCACC GCACTGACCCCCGCCGGGCCCTCCCCAGGCCAGCTGGTGGCTCCCCTGAGCGGGAACagcgcggggctgcggcgggcaGAGATCAAACCGGGCGTGCGGGAGATCCACCTGTGCAAGGACGAGCGGGGCAAGACGGGGCTGCAGCTGAAGAACGTCGAccag GGCATCTTCGTGCAGCTGGTGAAGGCCAACTCGCCAGCAGCGCTGGTGGGGCTGCGCTTCGGGGACCAGGTGCTGCAGATCGACGGCAAGAACTGCGCGGGCTGGAGCAGTGACAAGGCACAGCGCGCCCTGAAGAAGGCCAACCCTGAAAAAATCGTCATGgtggtgagggacag GCCTTTCCAGCGCACCGTGACCGTGCACAAGGACAGCACCGGCCACGTCGGCATCGTGGTGAAGAAGGGGAAGATTGTGTCGCTGGCCAAGGACAGCTCGGCCGCCCGCAACGGGCTCCTCACCCACCACTGCATCTGCGAGGTGAACGGCCAGAACGTCATCGGCATGAAG gATAAGCAGCTCATGGaggtgctggcaggggctgggaacgTGGTGACACTGACCATCATCCCCACTGTGATCTATGAGCACATGGTCAAACG gcTCTCATCAGGGCTGGTGAAGTCATCCATGGACCACTCCATCCCTGACCTGTGA
- the SDCBP2 gene encoding syntenin-2 isoform X2 encodes MATLYPSLEDMKGHQVLQAQAAAGVRTPATTVATEKPKLTSGTGKELRPPSVCPSEPPVLYPNLAELENYMGLALSSEEIQKNLGTEDSTALTPAGPSPGQLVAPLSGNSAGLRRAEIKPGVREIHLCKDERGKTGLQLKNVDQGIFVQLVKANSPAALVGLRFGDQVLQIDGKNCAGWSSDKAQRALKKANPEKIVMVVRDRPFQRTVTVHKDSTGHVGIVVKKGKIVSLAKDSSAARNGLLTHHCICEVNGQNVIGMKDKQLMEVLAGAGNVVTLTIIPTVIYEHMVKRLSSGLVKSSMDHSIPDL; translated from the exons atgGCAACACTCTACCCCTCCCTGGAGGACATGAAGGGCCACCAGGTCCTGCAG gcacaggcagcagctggggtgaGGACCCCTGCCACCACAGTGGCCACAGAGAAGCCAAAGCTCACCTCGGGCACTGGTAAG GAGCTGAGACCACCCTCGGTATGTCCCTCAGAGCCTCCTGTGCTGTACCCCAACCTGGCCGAGCTGGAGAACTACATGGGGCTGGCACTCTCCAGCGAGGAGATCCAGAAGAACCTGGGCACGGAGGACAGCACC GCACTGACCCCCGCCGGGCCCTCCCCAGGCCAGCTGGTGGCTCCCCTGAGCGGGAACagcgcggggctgcggcgggcaGAGATCAAACCGGGCGTGCGGGAGATCCACCTGTGCAAGGACGAGCGGGGCAAGACGGGGCTGCAGCTGAAGAACGTCGAccag GGCATCTTCGTGCAGCTGGTGAAGGCCAACTCGCCAGCAGCGCTGGTGGGGCTGCGCTTCGGGGACCAGGTGCTGCAGATCGACGGCAAGAACTGCGCGGGCTGGAGCAGTGACAAGGCACAGCGCGCCCTGAAGAAGGCCAACCCTGAAAAAATCGTCATGgtggtgagggacag GCCTTTCCAGCGCACCGTGACCGTGCACAAGGACAGCACCGGCCACGTCGGCATCGTGGTGAAGAAGGGGAAGATTGTGTCGCTGGCCAAGGACAGCTCGGCCGCCCGCAACGGGCTCCTCACCCACCACTGCATCTGCGAGGTGAACGGCCAGAACGTCATCGGCATGAAG gATAAGCAGCTCATGGaggtgctggcaggggctgggaacgTGGTGACACTGACCATCATCCCCACTGTGATCTATGAGCACATGGTCAAACG gcTCTCATCAGGGCTGGTGAAGTCATCCATGGACCACTCCATCCCTGACCTGTGA
- the SDCBP2 gene encoding syntenin-2 isoform X3: MATLYPSLEDMKGHQVLQAQAAAGVRTPATTVATEKPKLTSGTEPPVLYPNLAELENYMGLALSSEEIQKNLGTEDSTALTPAGPSPGQLVAPLSGNSAGLRRAEIKPGVREIHLCKDERGKTGLQLKNVDQGIFVQLVKANSPAALVGLRFGDQVLQIDGKNCAGWSSDKAQRALKKANPEKIVMVVRDRPFQRTVTVHKDSTGHVGIVVKKGKIVSLAKDSSAARNGLLTHHCICEVNGQNVIGMKDKQLMEVLAGAGNVVTLTIIPTVIYEHMVKRLSSGLVKSSMDHSIPDL, from the exons atgGCAACACTCTACCCCTCCCTGGAGGACATGAAGGGCCACCAGGTCCTGCAG gcacaggcagcagctggggtgaGGACCCCTGCCACCACAGTGGCCACAGAGAAGCCAAAGCTCACCTCGGGCACTG AGCCTCCTGTGCTGTACCCCAACCTGGCCGAGCTGGAGAACTACATGGGGCTGGCACTCTCCAGCGAGGAGATCCAGAAGAACCTGGGCACGGAGGACAGCACC GCACTGACCCCCGCCGGGCCCTCCCCAGGCCAGCTGGTGGCTCCCCTGAGCGGGAACagcgcggggctgcggcgggcaGAGATCAAACCGGGCGTGCGGGAGATCCACCTGTGCAAGGACGAGCGGGGCAAGACGGGGCTGCAGCTGAAGAACGTCGAccag GGCATCTTCGTGCAGCTGGTGAAGGCCAACTCGCCAGCAGCGCTGGTGGGGCTGCGCTTCGGGGACCAGGTGCTGCAGATCGACGGCAAGAACTGCGCGGGCTGGAGCAGTGACAAGGCACAGCGCGCCCTGAAGAAGGCCAACCCTGAAAAAATCGTCATGgtggtgagggacag GCCTTTCCAGCGCACCGTGACCGTGCACAAGGACAGCACCGGCCACGTCGGCATCGTGGTGAAGAAGGGGAAGATTGTGTCGCTGGCCAAGGACAGCTCGGCCGCCCGCAACGGGCTCCTCACCCACCACTGCATCTGCGAGGTGAACGGCCAGAACGTCATCGGCATGAAG gATAAGCAGCTCATGGaggtgctggcaggggctgggaacgTGGTGACACTGACCATCATCCCCACTGTGATCTATGAGCACATGGTCAAACG gcTCTCATCAGGGCTGGTGAAGTCATCCATGGACCACTCCATCCCTGACCTGTGA
- the SDCBP2 gene encoding syntenin-2 isoform X4 — protein MATLYPSLEDMKGHQVLQVSASSAVLQGELRPPSVCPSEPPVLYPNLAELENYMGLALSSEEIQKNLGTEDSTALTPAGPSPGQLVAPLSGNSAGLRRAEIKPGVREIHLCKDERGKTGLQLKNVDQGIFVQLVKANSPAALVGLRFGDQVLQIDGKNCAGWSSDKAQRALKKANPEKIVMVVRDRPFQRTVTVHKDSTGHVGIVVKKGKIVSLAKDSSAARNGLLTHHCICEVNGQNVIGMKDKQLMEVLAGAGNVVTLTIIPTVIYEHMVKRLSSGLVKSSMDHSIPDL, from the exons atgGCAACACTCTACCCCTCCCTGGAGGACATGAAGGGCCACCAGGTCCTGCAGGTCAGTGCCAGCTCAGCAGTGTTACAGGGG GAGCTGAGACCACCCTCGGTATGTCCCTCAGAGCCTCCTGTGCTGTACCCCAACCTGGCCGAGCTGGAGAACTACATGGGGCTGGCACTCTCCAGCGAGGAGATCCAGAAGAACCTGGGCACGGAGGACAGCACC GCACTGACCCCCGCCGGGCCCTCCCCAGGCCAGCTGGTGGCTCCCCTGAGCGGGAACagcgcggggctgcggcgggcaGAGATCAAACCGGGCGTGCGGGAGATCCACCTGTGCAAGGACGAGCGGGGCAAGACGGGGCTGCAGCTGAAGAACGTCGAccag GGCATCTTCGTGCAGCTGGTGAAGGCCAACTCGCCAGCAGCGCTGGTGGGGCTGCGCTTCGGGGACCAGGTGCTGCAGATCGACGGCAAGAACTGCGCGGGCTGGAGCAGTGACAAGGCACAGCGCGCCCTGAAGAAGGCCAACCCTGAAAAAATCGTCATGgtggtgagggacag GCCTTTCCAGCGCACCGTGACCGTGCACAAGGACAGCACCGGCCACGTCGGCATCGTGGTGAAGAAGGGGAAGATTGTGTCGCTGGCCAAGGACAGCTCGGCCGCCCGCAACGGGCTCCTCACCCACCACTGCATCTGCGAGGTGAACGGCCAGAACGTCATCGGCATGAAG gATAAGCAGCTCATGGaggtgctggcaggggctgggaacgTGGTGACACTGACCATCATCCCCACTGTGATCTATGAGCACATGGTCAAACG gcTCTCATCAGGGCTGGTGAAGTCATCCATGGACCACTCCATCCCTGACCTGTGA